The Archangium primigenium genomic interval AGCGCGCCGAGCACTCGCGGTGCACGAGCGGATCGGCCAGGTAGTCGGCGACGTGGGCGGGCTCGCGGCTGAGCGCCGCGGCTTCCAGGGGCACCTGGAGCGAGAACCGGGGCCAGAGGCGCGAGAGGATGCGCGCCAGGGTGACCAAGAGCGGGGTGGCCACGCCCACCGACTCGAAGGGGGCCGCGCTGATGACGGTGCCGCGCAGGCCCTCGGGGTGGTGCAGCACGTAGTCGAGCACGATGAGCCCGCCCATGCTGTGGCCGTAGGTGAAGAGGGGCCGCCCGGGCTCGCGCGCGGCCACGGCCGAGACGAAGGCCCTCACGTCCTCGCGGTACTCCGTCCACGCCATCAGGTGGCCGCGTTGGCCCGGCGAGCGGCCGTGGCCCCTCAGGTCGAGCGCGTACACCGCGTGGCCTCGTGACACGAGGGCCTGCACCAGGCGGCGGAAGCGTCCGCTGTGCTCGCCAATGCCGTGGATGAGGACCACGACGGCCTGGGGGCCCGACTCCGGCCACCAGTGCTGGAAGTACAGCCGCGCGCCGTCCGGGGCCTCCCACGTCTCTTCCGCATGCTCCATCCGCATCCGGGTCATCCTAGGCGAGGTCGTACGGCGTCTGGCGTCACGCGGACGGCGGGTCCACCCCGCCCGTGCTCAGGGTCCGGGTTTGATGCCGCGCACCACCATGCCGCTCATCGAGCCATAGAAGCTGCCCTCGCGCTGGGCGTCCTTGAGGAAGCGCACCCAGGCGTCCGCCTGGGCCTGGCTCACCACGCCTTGGGCGATGGCCTTGTCCAGCACGGCGTGGAAGCCGAACGTCTCCAGCATGCCCAGCACCCAGGTGCCCACCACCGGCACGGCCGACACCTGTTTGACGCCCAGGGACATGAAGAGCGCGGGGAGCTGCCGGGCGATCCACGGGTTGCGCAGCTGGTCCGCCCAGAAGTGCACGAGCGCGCGCACCACGCCCCGGTCCGGTCCATCCAGCACCCAGCTGTCCAGCTCGGGCTCGAAGAGGACCACGGGGCCGCCGGGGCGGGTGAGCCGCAGGAGCTCCGAGAGCGCCTGGCGGGGATCCTCCAGGTAGATGAAGACGCGCGAGGCCCGGCAGGCATCGAAGCCGTGGGTGGGCAGGCCCAGGGCGTGGACGTCTCCCTGCTGGAAGTCCACGGGCAGCCCGAGGCCGCGCGTGCGGTGGGCCGCCTCGTGCACCATGGCCTCGCTCAGGTCCACGCCCGTCACGTGGCCGGTGGGCCCCACCAGCGCGGCGAGCTCGCGCGCCACGTCGCCCACGCCACAGCCCGCGTCGAGCACCCGTGCCCCGGGCTTGAGCTCCAACATGCGGTGGGCCAGGGCCTGCATCTGCTGCACCTGCTGGCTGGCGTTCAACGTGTCCAGGAAGCGGAAGGCATGGGAGGATGTCGCGGAGCCATCGAGGTTGTGGAAGTCTTGGACGACGTTGGACGTGTCTCCCATGGGCGTGTCTCCTTGGCTTGGGGGTGCTCCGGAAGGCCTCGTCTCCCCCCCGACGTCCCGGCGCGCCGCTCATGTTACAGGCAGGGCGGGGTCCCCGTCCGTGCGCGCCCCGGGGCGGATCGGATTTTCTCTCATCGGCTGTGGTAGTGGGGCGCCATGGCTCCTCCCCCTCGTCATGGCCGCTCGCTGGCGCTCAAGGCCCGCCAGCGCACGCCGGGCCATCACTACAACGCCAGCTTCCTGCCCACCGCGGAGCGCGCCGCCATCCTCGCGTGGCTGGGGACCCTCCATCCGCTCTGGGAACAACGGTATTCCCAGCATTTCCCTCCGCCCCCGGGCCAATCCCAGCGGCGTCTCCTGCGGCCCGTGTACTGGCTCGGAAACTGGCAATTCGCGTGTCTCGACTACTACCGGCCGCCCAAGGGGGTGAAGGACCGGTGTGTGAAGGCCGAGCCGTTTCCCGCGGTGCTCCAGCGGCAGGTGGACAAGGTGGAGGCGCTCGCGCGGCGCATGTTCCGGGGGCCGGACATGCCTCCGGGCTGGCACCTCAACACGTGCCTGGTGAACTTCTACGGGAGTCGACTGGAAGACGATCACTGGGTGGACACGGCGCGGGTGGGCGAGCACAAGGACTTCGAGCCGGGGCCGGTGGCCTCGCTGTCGCTCGGCGAGCGCGCGCTCCTGCAGTTCGTCACCTCCAGCCGGCCCGGGGAGCGGGACGAGGTGGTGCTCGAGCAGTGGCTGGACGACGGGGCGCTGCAGCTCTTTGGCGGCGCGCGCTGGAAGGAGCAGACGTTCCACCGGGTGCAGCGCGTGGACACGCGCGCGGGGCTGCTCCTGCCGCCGGAGATGCCGGACTTCAGGACCCGGCGCATCAACCTCACCTTCCGCTACGTGCCCGACGCGCACGTGACGCCCTTCGCGCAGCTGTCCCTCGAGGCCCGCGAGGACGTGCGCGGCTACATGGAGACGCTCGCGGGCCACAGCGCCTTCTTCCGCGCGGAGCTCGCGCGCGAGCGGCGCGACTGAGCGCGGCTCACGCCAGCGCTCACCACAGGCCGTGCATGCGCAAGAGCGTGCCCAGGGGCGTGCCGCCCCGCGCGTAGTCGGCGAAGAGCCGCGCGGTCACGTCCGTGGGGGGGTTGCTCCAGGCCTTGCGCTCGTGGCCCTCGTGCACCACGCGGCCGCAGTGGATGAGCGCCCCGTGCAGCTCCTCGGCGGCGCCGAAGGACACGTAGTCGAAGAGCAGCGGGTTCTGATCGGTGAGGAAGCACTGGCGCCCGCCCAGCTCGCGCATGCAGGCCTCCACCCAGCGCGGGTGCAGGCCGTGGGCGAACTCGTCGGCGATGACGAAGTCCTCGTTCACGTCCAGGTAGTAGAGCAGGGACAGGAGCCGCTTCTGGCCGTGGCCCAGGTGCTCGCCCGACAGCAGCGAGCCGTCGCGCCGGGTGAACGCGAAGCCGAACCGGCCGAACTCCAGCCGACCGCCGCCCTCGTAGCGCTGCCGGTCCAGCAGCTCCACCCGGAAGCGGCCCGCCGCCAGGCCCGCCAGCGCCACGAAGCGCGCGAGGAAGCCGTTGTCCACCTCGTCGTGGCGCACGTCGATGTGGCCCGTGGTGGTGGCCTGGTCCGCGCGCTCGCGCAAGAGGCCCGGCAGCCACGTGGGCAGGGACATGAGGCCCAGGGGGAACACCTCCCCGCCCCGCGTCTCCATGGCGTAGTGCGTCTGGCCAATGCGCTCGAAGCAGCCCAGGGCCTCGTCGAAGCGCGCGGGCGCCAGGAGGAAGGTGTCGCGCAGGAGCGCCTTGAGCCGCTCCTTCTGCTCGGGCGCGAGCCGCTGGGACGCCAGGAAGAGCACCACCCAGAGCGTGCGATCCAGGAGCGACCAGTACATGGTCTGGGGCGCCAGGGGCTGGCCGTCCAGCTCCCAGCGCATGCCCTCGGTGTTGGCGCGCATCACCCACCGGGCGGCGGGCGCGTGCAACTGGAGGGTGAGCTCCATGAAGGGCTCGAGCGGCACGTCGGGCGCGGGCTCGGCGCTGCGCACGAGCGCCTGGGCTCCGGATGGGGCGGGCGCCACCGGGGCGGGCTCGTTGCGCACGCGCGCGTGCAGATCCATGCCCGGAAAGGCGAGGGTGTACTCCAGGGAGAACGCCTCGTGGATGAGGCCGGAGAAGTCCGAGGCGAGCACGCGCGCCAGCAGCTCCAGCAGGGTCGTGCGGCCCGTGCCGTTCTCGCCGAGCACCAGGTTGAGCGTGGGGCTGAAGACGAGCGTGGAGCCCGGCGCGACGTCGCGGTAGCGGTGGATGCGCAGGTGCGTGAGCTTCATGTCCCTCGTCTTGCCACGTCCTCGTCCCCGGCGGCCACAATCCGCACGCCCCGGGGCAGCCGCCGCAGCAGATTCAACACACGCAGCGACGAGGCGCGGCTGCCCTGGATGACCCAGGGGTCGATCTTGTCCCCGCCCCGGGTGAACTGGGGCGAGAGCACGAACACCCGCACGCGCGCGCCCGCCATCATCCGGTGGAAGCGCGGGTCGCGCAGCAGCCCGCCGCACACGCGCAGCTGGGGGGCGGGCTGGAAGCAGTCGAGGTCCAGGGAGAGCCAGTCCGCGTCGGCCGCCTCGGGCCGGGCCAGCACCTGGCGCCAGTGCACCTGGGTGGTGTCCACGAACCAGGGCACGAGCGTGGAGAAGCCCACGTCCCGGCCCGTCATGCGGGCGGTGGGCGCGGCCTTGCCCGTGGTGAAGAGGACGTCCTCCTCGGTGAGCACCGGCGCGCCGTCCCCGGGCCGCTTGAGCCCCTCGAGCAGCTTCCACCAGGTGGCGGCCTGCTGGGGCACCCGCGCCTCCAGGAAGCTGTCCTTGCACCAGTCCGAGTGGCGATCCGCGTGGAAGAGCCGCCGGGGCAGGCCACCCGTCGTGCGGTAGTGGTAGAGCACCACGTCGAGCATGTGGTGGTCGCGCAGCACGTAGTCCGTCGGGCCGTCCGGCGCGCGCATCACCCGCACGGTGCCCCGCAGCACGGCCTCGAGCGCCGCGGCGTCGAGCCGGTCCGTCCACGGCGCCTCCTCGAACAGGACCTGGGTGCCGGCGTAGGGGCGCTCGCCCGGGGCCGTCTCGTCCTCGGGGCCGCCCCAGCGCCGCACCCGCTGCTCGAAGCGCTCGGCGTCGTCCGCCTCGAGCACCTCGGGAGCGAGCACGCGGATGTCCCGAGGCTCGCCGGGCGGGGGCACGGCCGGCGAGGGCACGGGCCTGAGCCGGAAGGCATAGGCCGCGTCGGTGGGCTTCTTCCAATCGGAATAACGGATGAGCACGGGGTCTCCGGTAGATGGCCGGAAACACCGGCGGCGTCACGGAAATTGCGGGAGGTCCCCGGCCAGGTCCTCCAGGATGGCCTGGTGCAGGCGCGCGCGTTGGGCCGAGAGGAAGAAGTGGTTGCCCGGCAGGAAGCGCGCGCGGAAGTCCGCCGTGGTCTGCTGGCGCCACACCTCCACCTCGCGCGGGCCGACCTCGGGGTCCTCCGTCCCACCGAAGGCCGACACGGGCACGGGCAGGGGCGGCTCGGGCACGAACTGGTAGCTCTCCGACACGCCCACGTCCGCCCGGAGCGCGGGCAGCACCGTGTCCCGCAGGTCCCCGTGGGCCAGCACCTCCAGGGGAATGCCGAAGCGGGTGGAGATCTGCTCCAGGAAGGGCTCGTCGGGCAGGTGGTTGATGCGCGCGTGCAGCTGGGTGCGGGACTGGAGCGCCGGCGTGGCCGACAGGAAGAGGCGCACGGGCAGGGGGGCGCGCTCGCGGCGCAGCCAGCGCGTCAGCTCGAAGGCGAGGTTGCCGCCGAAGCTGTGGCCGAAGAAGGCGAAGGGCCGCTCGGTGAGGAAGGGCTGGACCCGGCGCGCCAGCGTGTCCAGCAGCACGGGGAAGTGCGTGAGGGCCGGCTCGGCCCGGCGGGTGGCGCGGCCCGGCAACTCGATGGGGCACACCTCGATGGAGGGCGGCAGTTGGGTGGTCCACAGCCGGAAGATGGACGCATCGCCTCCCGCGAAATGGAAGCAGAACAGGCGCAGGCGCGCCTGGGGTCGCGGCTCGGGGCAGGTGACCCAGCGGCGGTAGACGGGGGGCACGGACATGGCGGTGGGGCCCATGCTGCGAAGGAGGCGGGGGGGCCGTCAATCCCCACCCCCTCCCGGTGCGTCCGGGACTCCTCTTCAGCCCCTCTTCAGGGCGCGCAGCCGCAGCCGCACTCGTCGAAGAAGTGCCGCTGGTCCTGCGGGCAGAGGTAGAGCAGGGCGGTGCAGACGAGGGGGTTGCGCTCGACGTAGCTGCGCCGCGACTCCAGGGCGTTGCAGTCGACGGGCACGGGCTCGCGCAGGGGCTGGAGCACGCAGACCCCCGCGCAGTCGGCCCCGCCTCCCGGCTCGCACACGTCGCTGGGATCATCCTCGCAGGCGAGCCCTTCCGGGCACGAGACGGCCAGGAGGCCCCCGCACGCCAGTCCGGCCCCGGGTTGCACCTCGATGAGCTCGGGGCGCCCCTGGACCTGGAGCCGGGCCGTGGGGAGCGCCTCCGGGCCCCCGCCACACGCCGCCAGGGCGAGGAGGAGGCCGGACAGACAGCGGACGGGAGCGGCGGGGGAGCGCGGAGCCATGTGGGAATCCTTCGTGGGGGAGGCGGGGGACCGTGGGGTCCGCGCCGGAGGATTCACACGCGGGGCGCGAATGGCTCGGCCGCGCATTCCCGGGACCGCCCCGACGCGGGCCGAGGTGTCCAGTGGCGGAGGCCGCGCGGCGCGAATGCCGGGTGACCCACGTGCGACCTGCCCTCCGGGGCGATTCCGGACGCCGGGGTGGGGAGAGATGGGATGGGGCTGCCTGTTCGAGGGCGCACGGTGTACCTTGGAGGGAAGGCCTTCCGCCCCCACGCCCGCATGATGCCGCCCCCGCCCAAGCGCCCCGGTGACGCCCCGCCGCCGCCGTCCTCGTCCCAGGACGAGGAACCCCCTCCCTCGCCCCGGGAATGGGCCGCGCTGCGTCAGAGCCACGAGCGCCTGCTGGCGTTGTTGGGTTATTCCCACCCACTGCTCTGGTCGAGCGCGGGACGGGACCCGGCGTGGCGGCACCTGAGCCATTGGACGGACTTCACGGGCCAGTCGCCGGACGACACGTTGCCCCAGGACTGGATGGACGCCGTCCATCCCGAGGACCACGCCCACCTGCGGCGCGTGCTGGAGAAGGCCCACGCCGAGCGGGTGCCCTTCGAGTGCCAGTACCGCCTGCGCCGCGAGGACGGGCGCTACTTCTGGATGCTCGGCCGGGGGGTGCCCCTGCTCGACGCGGACGGCTCCATCCGGGAATGGGTGGCGTCCAGCACGGACATCCACGCCTGGCGCCAGGCCGAGGAGCGCGCGCGCTTCCTCATGCGCGCGGGCGAGGTGCTCTCCAGCAGCCTGGACTACGACGTCACGCTCGCCGCGCTCGCCCGGCTGGCGGTGCCCATGCACGGGGACTGGTGCATCGTGGACGTGCTGGACGCGGAGGGCCGCTTCTCGCGGGCCCAGGTGGTGGCCGAGCCGTCCGTGCCGGAGGCGCTCGTCGCCGAGGTGCGGGCCCTGTCGCCCGTGCCGAGCCCCCAGCCCGTCTACCCCCCCGCGGTGGCGCTCGTGGAGGGGCGCGCCTCGCTGGTGCCCGTCGTGTCCGAGGCGGTGATGCTGCAGGTGGCGAGCAGCCCCGAGCACCTCTCCGCCCTGCGCCGGGTGGGCATCCGCTCGCTCATCACCGTGCCCATGATCACCCATGGCCGCATCCTCGGCGCGCTCACCTTCCTGGTGACCCGGCCGGGGCGCGGCTATGACGAGGAGGACTTGCGCTTCGCCCAGGAGTTGGCCTCGCGCGCGGCGCTGTCGGTGGAGAACGCGCGGCTGTACCGCGAGGCCCAGGAGGCCATCCGCCTGCGCGACGAGTTCCTCTCCATCGCCAGCCACGAGTTGCGCACGCCCCTGACGCCCCTGAGCCTCAAGCTCCAGGCCCTGGGGCGCGCCGCGGAGGCCCAGCCGGAGGCGCCCCTGGCCGCGCAGGTGCGCTCCCACGTGGACGTGGGCCTGCGCCAGGTGCGCCACCTCACCGAGCTGATGCGCGACCTGCTGGACGTGTCGAGCATCGTCGGGGGCACCTTCCACCTGCGGCGCGAGCGCGTGGACCTGGTGGCGGTGGTGCGCGAGGTGGCCGGGCGGCTCGGGTCCGAGGCCGTGCGCACCCAGACCCCCCTGCTCATCGACGCCGAGGGGGCGGCGGTGGGCCATTGGGATCGCTCCCGGCTGGAGCAGGTGGTGACCAACCTGGTGGACAACGCCCTGAAGTACGGCGCGGGGGCGCCCGTGTACGTGGGCCTCCAGGTGGAAGCGGGCCTCGTGCGCCTCACCGTGCGGGACCAGGGCATCGGCATCGCGCCGGAGCTGCTGGGTCGCATCTTCGACCGCTACGTGCGCGCCGTCTCCGAGCGCCACTACGGCGGCCTGGGCCTGGGGCTGTACATCACCCGGACCATCGTGGAGGCGGAAGGGGGCTGGGTGCGCGTGGACAGCACGCCGGGCCAGGGGGCGACCTTCACGGTGGAGCTGCCGCTTCCCTGAGGAGCGGCCGTCCAGGCGGGGGATGGGCCCGCTCCCGGGACGCGGATTCCATGCCCACCCTTGGGTCCAGGGAGGGTGTGCGTGCCCAAGGCCATTGTCTTCGAGGTGAATGGAACGCTGGTGGACACCAACGTGCTGCGGGCGCGGGCCTGGCAGGAAGCGCTCGCGCGCCATGGCTTCCAGGTCCGCCTGCCGCGGGTGATGGCGCACCTGGCGCGGCTGGGGGACGGGTTCCTCTCGGCCCTGCTGTCCGAGGACGACTTCCTGCGCCACGCGGACGAGCTCACGAGCTTCCACCGGGCGCTCTTCCACGAGGAGTACCGCGCGCGCGCGCGGCCCTTCCTGGGCGTCACCGAGCTCTTGCAGCGGCTGCGCGACGAGGGGTGGCGCGTGGCGCTGGCCTCCACCGCGGAGCCCGACGAGCTGGAGCACTACATCGATCTGCTCGGGGTGGGTGATCTCATCGACGCGCGCACCACGGACGCGGACGTGGACGGGGCGCGGCTCAACGAGGAGATTCCCGCCGAGGCCCTGCGGCTGCTCGGGCTGGATGGCACCGACGAGGCGCTGATGATCGCCGCGCTGCCCTACGATCTGGAGGGCGCCTCGCGGCTGGGCCTGCGCGGCATGGGGCTGGTGTGCGGGGGCTACTCGGAGGAGGACCTGCGCGGCGCGGGGGCCATCGACGTCTTCGGCACGCCGCAGGATCTGCTCACCCGGTACGCGGAGTCGCCGCTCGCCTCGGAGCCCTGAGCGTGGCAAGACCTGGGACCCATGAGCCCTCACCTCACGCTCCGGGCGGGCCCGGACGCACTGCGCCTCATCCGCGAGCGGGGCTTGCGCGCGCGGGATGTCGACATCGTTCCCGGGGCCTCTGGCGGCCCCAAGTGGCTGGTGCTGGCGGGCCTGGACCGGATGCTCTTCGGGGAGTTCTTCCAGGCACGTGACCGGCCCCTGCACCTCATCGGCTCGTCCATTGGCAGCTGGCGCCTGGCGTGCCTCGCCCTGGACGCGCCGGTCGCCGCCGTGGACCGCTTCGTCGAGGCCTACCTCGCGCAGCGCTTTCCGCCCAAGCCGTCCCCGGCGCTCGTGAGCCAGAGCAGCCAGGGCATCCTGGACGCCCTGCTCGGCGAGGACGGGGAGGCGCAGATCCTCGGCCACCCCTGGGCCCGGCTGCACGTGATGACCAACCGCTGCCGGGGCCCCACCGCCAGCGAGCAGCGCCACGTCCAGACGCTGGGGCTCGCCCTGGGCGCGCTGGGCAACCTCGTGAGCCGCCGCACCCTGGGGCTCCACCTGGAGCGGGTCATCTTCCACGCCGCCGGGGACACCAGCCCCTTCCGGGGGCTCGTGGATTTGCCCTCCGTCCACGTGCCGCTCACCCGGACGAACCTGCGCCCGGCGCTCCTGGCCTCGGGCTCCATCCCCCTGGTGCTCAGCGGGGTGCGCATCCCCGAGCGGGCCGGCATGTACCGGGATGGCGGCCTGCTCGACTACCACCTGGACCTCGATTACGGCGCGGGCGAGGGGTGGGTGCTCTACCCGCACTTCTATCCGCACGTGGTGCCGGGCTGGTTCGACAAGGCCCTGCGCTGGCGCCGGGCGGGGCCCGCCAACTTCCGGCGGGTGCTCCTGGTGTCCCCCTCCGCCGAGTTCGTGGCGCGGCTGCCCTTCGGGAAGATTCCGGACCGCGAGGACTTCGTGCGGTTGACGGACGCGGAGCGCCTGCGCGCCTGGCGCCAGGTGGTGGACGAGAGCGCGCGGCTGGGCGACGAGTTCCGCGAGGGGCTGGCCACGGGTCGGCTCGTGGAGCGCATCCAGCCACTCTGAGGCCGCGCGGCCACGCGAGGTGCGTCCGGGTGACCACGCGCGACGGGGCTCTCGCGAGGGCCCGCGTGCTCGGTTGGCTGGGCATCGGTCCTGCAATGCCCTCCCGCCGCGAGGGAGCACGACCATGGCCGACGAGAAGCGAAGCGAGCAGGAGCAGGGACGCGACGACGCGGGGGCGCCGGGGCGCGGCGCGGCGGCGCGGCGGGTGTGGGGGGCGATGGGGAGCGCGGCGCGGGGGGTGGTGAGCCGGGTGCGCTGGCTCGTCTACGCGCCCCGGGGTCGGCGGTTGCTGGCGGGGGGGGTGGTGGTGGGCCTGATGGCCGGCGGGGTGGCGGCCCGTCCCTTCTGCGCCATCGAGCCGGGCGAGGTGGGCGTGCGGGTCAACCGGCTCACCGGCTCGGTCTCGGAGCTGCCCGAGGGCTGGTCGCTGCTGGTGCCCCACGTGCACCGGCTGAGCCGCTACAGCCTGCGGGATCAGACGTACCGGCCCGAGCGCAGCACCCGCGCCACCGGCCCCGCGCCCTTCCAGTCCATGGAGGGGCTGTCCATCGGCATCGAGGTCAACATCCGCTACGTGCTGGACGCCGGGAAGATCCGCGCCCTGTCCGCCCGGCTCCCCGAGGACGTGGGCCGCGACATCGTGGAGCCCGCCATCGACGGGGTGCTGCGCCGCCACTTCGCCCAGCACTCGGTGCGGGAGATCTTCTCCACCCACCGCGTGCAGATCCAGAAGGACCTGGCCGCGGAGCTCGCGCCCCTGCTCGCCGAGGACGGGGTGCGCCTGCGCTCGGTGACGCTCGGCAACGTGGACCTGCCGGCCCAGTACCGCGCGGGCATGGAGTCCTTGCTGGCCGAGGAGCTCAACACCGAGCGCATGCGCTACACGCTCGAGCTCAAGGACAAGCAGGTCAAGCAGAGCGCGCTGGAGGCCCAGGCGGACAAGGTCCGGCGCGAGACGGCCGCCGAGGCCGCCGGCAGCGAGGAGATCATCGCCGCCAAGGCCAAGGCCGAGGCCATGCGCCACATCCTGCCCTTCAAGGAGAAGGAGATCGAGCAGCGGCGGCTGGAGGCGGAGGCCACCAAGGTGTCGCGCCTGACGCTCGCCACCGCCGACGCCGACGCGCACCGCATCCAGGCCGCGGGCGAGGCCGATGCCCGGCGGAAGATCGCCGAGTCGGAAGCGTACCGGCTGGAGGTCACCGGCAAGGCGTCCTCCGAGCAGCTCGCCCGGGACGCGGCGCTCATCAGCCGCAACCCCCTGCTCATCCAGAAGACGCTCGCGGACAAGCTGTCGGACAAGATCCAGGTCATCATCGCGCCGCCCCAGTCTGGGGGCTTCATCGCGGGCAACCTCCTGGGCCCCACGCCGCCGCCCGCGCCGTCGTCCGCGCCGTCGTCCGAGGAGGAGTAGCCCCATGCTCGCCACGCTCGTCGCCATCGCCCTCGTGGTGCAGGACCCCACGCCCCTGCGCGCCGCGCCCCAGGACTCCTCCACCCGCCAGGCCACGCTCTGGCAGGGGGAGTGGCTGGAGGTGCGCGGCGAGAAGCAGGGCTTCCTCCAGGTGTATGACCACCGCCGCGAGCGTCCCGGGTACGTGCGCGCCAGCCACGTGCGCGTCTACGCCCTGGACGAGGCGAGCGTGCCCCGGCTCCAGGCGGTGATGGAGTTCGTGAAGGAGACGCCGGGCGCGGAGGCGCTGGGCATCGGTCACGCGGCGGCGCTCCTGCGCGCGGCCAAGGCCTCGCAGGTGGGCCCCGACTTCTTCGACGCCCTGGGGACCATGGCCGAGCGGCTTGCCCGGCGCGCCACGTCCAACCGGAGCCAGGACACCGCGCTGGCCGCGCACCTGGACGTGGCGGCCCTCTATGGGGTGAAGCTCGTGAGCTTCGAGCGCGAGGGCCGCACCCGGGTCTGCTACGACGGCGAGGCCTTCCGCCGCGTGCTGGCGCTCGGGGGCTCGCCCCAGGCCCGGCTCCAGGCGGCGCTCGCGCTCACCCGCGCCGAGTGCATCGATCCGGCCCTGGGCCCCGTGGAACTGCACGCCCTGCATCTGTGGCGGCGCTCGGTGCTGGCCCAGGTGGACGCCGGCGCGCTGCCGCCCTTCCTGGCCAACCGCCTCCACCTGCGCCGGGCCGAGGTGGAGGCCACCCTGGCCTACCAGTTCGTCCGCCGGGGCGAGCCGGCCCTGGGCGCCGAGGCCAGCACCCGCTCCGTGGAGGCGCTGGCCCGGGTGTCCCGCGTGGAACTGGCCGAGGAGGACCGCGTCGCCTACGCGCTCGCGGCGGTGCGGGTGGGGGCCTCACGCGCCGCGTCAGAGGCGGTGGGACCGGCGCCCACCGCGGGGGCGCGGCTGTCCGCGGTGCCCGGCGCGCCCGGCGAGACGTGCCTGCGCCTGGACGAGGCCGGGGAGGGGGCCCCGCGGGGGGTGGAGCGCTGCACCTATGGCCTGCCCTGGCTCGCCTCCGAGCGCCGCTCGGCGCAGGGCGCGGTGGTGACGGTGGCGGTGCAGATGTTGGAGGGGTGGACCGAGCTGTGGGTCTTCCAGCGCGAGGGCGACGCGTGGCGACTGGACACGCTGGCCCCCGCCACGGTGGAGCCCTCGCTGGGCTACGTGGAGCTGGCGGGGTTTTCCCCCGATGGCTCCCGGCTGCTCGTGGCGCGTGAGGTCCTGATTGACGGACGGGTCAAGTCCTCCTTCCAGGTGCTCAAGCGCGACACCCTGACCGTGGAGCGCAGCGCGGAGCGTCCCGAGGACAGTGGGACCTTCCACCGGTGGAGTTCCGCCGATTGGCGGGGGCGGACGGTGAGCCTGCGCTAGGGTGGGGCGGGGGGTTCCACGGCCCCCATCTTTGCGGCGCGGTCCATTCAGGCCATACTTATCCGCACGGGGCGTTTGTCCCGGCAGGTGGCGCCCGCCACCGCTCTTTTCGGGGTCCTCCCATCCATGCGTCCTCTGGTTGCCCAGCGAAGCCGTGGTTTCACGCTCATCGAGCTCATGATCGTCGTGGCGATCATTGGTGTCCTGGCGGCGATCGCCATTCCGAACTTCGTCAAGTTCCAGGCGCGCACCAAACAGGCCGAGGCCAAGTCCAACCTGCGCATGTGGTTCACCGCGCAGCGCGCCTTGTTGAACGAGAAGGGCATCTACTCGGAGAACCTGTCGTCGGTGGGCATCCGGCCGGAGCGCGGCAACCGCTACGCCTACTACTTCTCGTCGAAGACCCAGGACTGTGAGCAGCGCTCGGCGGACGGCAGCGTCACCGCTCCGGACAGCCCCAACTGCGTGACGGTGGACGAGGGCAAGTTCAAGGTGCCCACCGCCACGCCCACCGCGCGGGTCG includes:
- a CDS encoding methyltransferase domain-containing protein yields the protein MGDTSNVVQDFHNLDGSATSSHAFRFLDTLNASQQVQQMQALAHRMLELKPGARVLDAGCGVGDVARELAALVGPTGHVTGVDLSEAMVHEAAHRTRGLGLPVDFQQGDVHALGLPTHGFDACRASRVFIYLEDPRQALSELLRLTRPGGPVVLFEPELDSWVLDGPDRGVVRALVHFWADQLRNPWIARQLPALFMSLGVKQVSAVPVVGTWVLGMLETFGFHAVLDKAIAQGVVSQAQADAWVRFLKDAQREGSFYGSMSGMVVRGIKPGP
- a CDS encoding alpha/beta hydrolase; translation: MRMEHAEETWEAPDGARLYFQHWWPESGPQAVVVLIHGIGEHSGRFRRLVQALVSRGHAVYALDLRGHGRSPGQRGHLMAWTEYREDVRAFVSAVAAREPGRPLFTYGHSMGGLIVLDYVLHHPEGLRGTVISAAPFESVGVATPLLVTLARILSRLWPRFSLQVPLEAAALSREPAHVADYLADPLVHRECSARWAVESLEANVWVKAHAADLRLPLLLVHGEEDRINTAAGARRFFADVPRPDKRMHLVPGGYHEPHNDPGNEHVFQEVDDFLRARSGP
- a CDS encoding HAD family hydrolase: MPKAIVFEVNGTLVDTNVLRARAWQEALARHGFQVRLPRVMAHLARLGDGFLSALLSEDDFLRHADELTSFHRALFHEEYRARARPFLGVTELLQRLRDEGWRVALASTAEPDELEHYIDLLGVGDLIDARTTDADVDGARLNEEIPAEALRLLGLDGTDEALMIAALPYDLEGASRLGLRGMGLVCGGYSEEDLRGAGAIDVFGTPQDLLTRYAESPLASEP
- a CDS encoding ATP-binding protein, which produces MKLTHLRIHRYRDVAPGSTLVFSPTLNLVLGENGTGRTTLLELLARVLASDFSGLIHEAFSLEYTLAFPGMDLHARVRNEPAPVAPAPSGAQALVRSAEPAPDVPLEPFMELTLQLHAPAARWVMRANTEGMRWELDGQPLAPQTMYWSLLDRTLWVVLFLASQRLAPEQKERLKALLRDTFLLAPARFDEALGCFERIGQTHYAMETRGGEVFPLGLMSLPTWLPGLLRERADQATTTGHIDVRHDEVDNGFLARFVALAGLAAGRFRVELLDRQRYEGGGRLEFGRFGFAFTRRDGSLLSGEHLGHGQKRLLSLLYYLDVNEDFVIADEFAHGLHPRWVEACMRELGGRQCFLTDQNPLLFDYVSFGAAEELHGALIHCGRVVHEGHERKAWSNPPTDVTARLFADYARGGTPLGTLLRMHGLW
- a CDS encoding ATP-binding protein: MGLPVRGRTVYLGGKAFRPHARMMPPPPKRPGDAPPPPSSSQDEEPPPSPREWAALRQSHERLLALLGYSHPLLWSSAGRDPAWRHLSHWTDFTGQSPDDTLPQDWMDAVHPEDHAHLRRVLEKAHAERVPFECQYRLRREDGRYFWMLGRGVPLLDADGSIREWVASSTDIHAWRQAEERARFLMRAGEVLSSSLDYDVTLAALARLAVPMHGDWCIVDVLDAEGRFSRAQVVAEPSVPEALVAEVRALSPVPSPQPVYPPAVALVEGRASLVPVVSEAVMLQVASSPEHLSALRRVGIRSLITVPMITHGRILGALTFLVTRPGRGYDEEDLRFAQELASRAALSVENARLYREAQEAIRLRDEFLSIASHELRTPLTPLSLKLQALGRAAEAQPEAPLAAQVRSHVDVGLRQVRHLTELMRDLLDVSSIVGGTFHLRRERVDLVAVVREVAGRLGSEAVRTQTPLLIDAEGAAVGHWDRSRLEQVVTNLVDNALKYGAGAPVYVGLQVEAGLVRLTVRDQGIGIAPELLGRIFDRYVRAVSERHYGGLGLGLYITRTIVEAEGGWVRVDSTPGQGATFTVELPLP
- a CDS encoding alpha-ketoglutarate-dependent dioxygenase AlkB yields the protein MAPPPRHGRSLALKARQRTPGHHYNASFLPTAERAAILAWLGTLHPLWEQRYSQHFPPPPGQSQRRLLRPVYWLGNWQFACLDYYRPPKGVKDRCVKAEPFPAVLQRQVDKVEALARRMFRGPDMPPGWHLNTCLVNFYGSRLEDDHWVDTARVGEHKDFEPGPVASLSLGERALLQFVTSSRPGERDEVVLEQWLDDGALQLFGGARWKEQTFHRVQRVDTRAGLLLPPEMPDFRTRRINLTFRYVPDAHVTPFAQLSLEAREDVRGYMETLAGHSAFFRAELARERRD
- a CDS encoding thioesterase II family protein — translated: MSVPPVYRRWVTCPEPRPQARLRLFCFHFAGGDASIFRLWTTQLPPSIEVCPIELPGRATRRAEPALTHFPVLLDTLARRVQPFLTERPFAFFGHSFGGNLAFELTRWLRRERAPLPVRLFLSATPALQSRTQLHARINHLPDEPFLEQISTRFGIPLEVLAHGDLRDTVLPALRADVGVSESYQFVPEPPLPVPVSAFGGTEDPEVGPREVEVWRQQTTADFRARFLPGNHFFLSAQRARLHQAILEDLAGDLPQFP